The region TCCTCCGAGCAGATCGGCCTGCAGGTGCTCGAAGCCATGAAGAGCCTCGACGATGTCGGCTTCGTGCGCTACGCCTCGGTCTATCGGGATTTCTCGCTTGCCGAGGATTTCGAGAAGGTCATTTCCGAAATCAACGCCAAGATCGCCCGCGACCCGCTGGACAGGTGAGCCATGAGCGTCACGCCGCATGACGAGAGTTTCATGGCGGCGGCGATCCGCCTGTCGCGCCGGCATCTCGGCCGCACCGCCACCAACCCCTCCGTCGGCTGCCTGATCGTGAGCGATGGCGTTGTCGTCGGCCAGGCGGTCACCGCCGTCGGCGGCCGCCCGCATGCCGAGCCGCAGGCGCTTGCGGAAGCCGGCGCGGCTGCCCGCGGCGCCACCGCCTATGTGACGCTCGAACCCTGCTCGCATCACGGCAAGACGCCGCCCTGCGCCGAGGCGCTGATCGCCTATGGCGTTGCTCGCGTCGTCATCAGCGTCACCGATCCCGATCCGCGCGTCTCCGGCCGCGGTATCGCCATGCTGCGGGAAGCCGGCATCGAGGTGGATGCCGGCGTGCTGGAGGCGGAGGGAAGGCGTTCACTGGCCGGCTATCTCACCCGCCAGACGAAGAACCGGCCCTATGTGACTCTCAAACTTGCCGTTTCCGCCGACGGCATGATCGGCCGCGAGGGGGCGGGACAGGTGGCGATAACCGGCCCGGAGGCCCGCGCCGAGGTTCAGGCGCTGCGCGCCGAAACCGACGCGATCCTGGTCGGCATCGGCACGGCGATATCGGACGATCCGCTGCTGACTGTGCGCACGCCGGGCCTCGAAGCGCAGTCGCCTGTTCGTATCGTGCTCGATCCTTCTTTGGCCCTGCCGCTGACGA is a window of Rhizobium sp. N324 DNA encoding:
- the ribD gene encoding bifunctional diaminohydroxyphosphoribosylaminopyrimidine deaminase/5-amino-6-(5-phosphoribosylamino)uracil reductase RibD; this translates as MSVTPHDESFMAAAIRLSRRHLGRTATNPSVGCLIVSDGVVVGQAVTAVGGRPHAEPQALAEAGAAARGATAYVTLEPCSHHGKTPPCAEALIAYGVARVVISVTDPDPRVSGRGIAMLREAGIEVDAGVLEAEGRRSLAGYLTRQTKNRPYVTLKLAVSADGMIGREGAGQVAITGPEARAEVQALRAETDAILVGIGTAISDDPLLTVRTPGLEAQSPVRIVLDPSLALPLTSKLVQTARDVPVIVVASEEISPLGTEEGLPPSVLPDISPTRGEINKEHDLSFHDSGSPSAAEEIEQGADPQPISPPVGEMPGRAEGGTASTDAADLDSRRAALEAAGIEIVYCNPYHPEVLLPALATRGISSLLVEGGAKTARLFLEAGLVDRIQLYQAPVVIGEGGIESPLEVTDIPSGFAHTGTQMFGEDRLDEYERGL